The sequence below is a genomic window from Ficedula albicollis isolate OC2 chromosome 2, FicAlb1.5, whole genome shotgun sequence.
TTTTGGTTCTATGTTTTTCAGCCGTTCATCCACAGGCAGCAATGGGTCCGTCGATTCCCCAACATGAGGTTTAGTCTGTGCTCCTCCATTCTCACCTCCATCTTGTCTCGGAACTGGAGGCACAAACTTGCTGAATGGACCCCGAGACCTGCCTGCAcccagggatttttttacaCCTCCATATGAGGAGACCGGTGCACGCTGGTTTTGAGATTTCTTTTGCTGATCCATCCACAGCTGTTCCTTTGCAGTCTTAAACCCAGGAGCACTGCTTTCttcacttctgtttctttgccCTGAAAAACCATTAGTTTCTGTAGAAATGGAAGCCTGACACGGAGCAAGGCTAggaacagctgtgctgccttcaTCAGCCACACCAtagaatgcttttcttttcccagaatttGCAGACCAGGCAGGTACAGGTGACTGGTTGAAAAGAGACAAATTTTGTCCATCACAACAGTTACCTGACATTTTCAGAGAACTACTATTAGTGGCTTCTTTACTTCCAAAGAGCGGAGTTCCCTGGAAACAGGGATGAACCTGTTTGCTTAAGGAGAGTGAAGCGGCAGGGAGTGTGTCTGAAGTTCTGGTCACAGGAGGCACACTGCCTTGAAGGGACATGGAAGATGAGGGGTGCCCAGGAAGATCTGGTCCCTGACTTGCACATTTTGCTGagccagcactgagctcagTCTCCCTGGTACTACTGAAGACATCGAGTTtaggaagggctggagcagcggAGGCACTGACCCCTTTATCGGCTCGTACACGGGCATCTGTCGGTGCCATCTGAGAGCTCTGGAAAATTTTGCCAGCCTGCATCTTCTCTTGCACACACTTTAATTCAAACACGTTTTCTGTTGTCAAGGCAGATTGCCACTTGTCACTGTCACTTTGCTGACATTTTGCCAAAgtcaaaatgttttctgcatAGTTATTCAAGCCGGTCTCTGCGTTGCCAGAGTCAATAATCGCAGAGTATTTCTCTGCGTACTTCTTAAACAGGTTGGCAGCACAGACCTGGGAGATCTCGGAGTTTGCCCATGCATACTGAATACGCAGGATCTTGGCACGGTATCCATCTGCCTTCTGCCCAGGCGTGCAGGTGCCAGAGGTGACAGCAAAGTAACTTTCCTGCCAGTCACTCAGGTGCAATGCACTGGGGGTGGGGGCCTCCATCACCGACACtgaaacagacagaaaacacCTGCAGTTACAAAATCCCATTTCACACCATTTGCAccagctccttctcccctttcctAAATACTCACACAGGAAAACCTACATTACTTTAACTAAGAGAAACAGAGCAGATCTTGCAAGCTACTCAGCCAGTCTGGACACTGCTCTTTTCAAAAAGCAACCAGCCTTGTGGTGGTTTAAAGGCACTTAGACtgagcttctctttttttccttgtctaaagaaagaaaagaaaaaaagtggggggaaaagaaaaaaagagagtttgCTTCTAACCAGAGGTCTCCTGGGGAGGTAAGTAGGCTGCAAAGAATGTTAACAGATGGCCAAGCAAAAACTGGCCTTGTTAAATGAAATCACCAGTGATTTAATTCTTATTTGACAGAATATGGCACAATGCAGTGGAGGACAGAGGGTATACCACTGTCAGAATGATTTCATTTATTACAGAGAtagtaataaaaatgaaacaattaaGCTAGTAAGTAAAACTGTGTGCAGTGTCTCCGAGGGGAGATAAAAATGGAACGAATAACCCTGAATGTAGCAAGCTTTCAGATTAAGAAAGTATTAACAGATTACTAGCAaatgttcaaaattatttcttccatttagAAGGTGCCAAGATGTCCCCATTTTACACATTAGAGAAACACAGCTCTTGCATGTTTAAAGCAATACTTGTTTCTCAGTTTCAGAAAGTGGGATTTAAACACCTttagtgttggggtttttttaggaaataGAAAAGATGACATTTGCCTCAGGAGGAGTGCTTTGTTTACTTGAAATGATTTGCTTATGGTCaggatgtattttctttccttctctgcaaagTGTCATGTCCATACATTCTGCACCCTTTCCAACAGAATATGAGCCAAGTTGCAATCCTCTGGATCAGCTACAGACTGCGTAGAAGTGCAGATGAAGGTACAAGTGCAGTGCTCATGCAAAGCTGGGGAGACAGAACTGAAGGAACCCAGACTATGTGGGGGTGTCCTGCCTAATTATTTGCAAAAAGTCTGGCATCAGCATTAGACAACAGAGAGCACAAAATTATTACTGCTCATATGCTTATATGGTTACACACatgataaaaaacaaatttgtaaataattttggtttgaatatttttttactacAGCTTAAATTTGTAGAGCTGTTTAGAAAagtcaaaatacattttacctGTAAATCCTGCACCTCTACAAGcaaatcaaattaaaagaaacaaacaaaaaaaccccacaaatgtAAGACTCTGTATGGAAAGTTACTGACAACTTTTGCACAGTGAGAAGTCCAACTTGCACACAGAGAATCTGATACAAACTCACATCATCATCCATCCATACCTGAGTGGCAGGTGAACAGGAGATGAAAGGctgcagccttttccttttctctaaaCAGCTGTCACGGTgcacataatttttttgtaaCTGTAGAATCAAAAATATCTTAGGTGGCATAAAAGCATAAGTTCAGGAGAAGTTTAATAGCAGGTACTTGTCCCCATGAAATACTTCCATAATTCAGAACATAAAATCTCAAGTTCACCACCACTTTCTTAAGGATTCAGTGGTCACCTTCATAGCACTGAGGGAAAGCCATAACAAGCAAACAGTGGTAACCAGtctgaattttcagtttaattattcacagaatgggtcaggttgaagggaccacagtggtcACCTGCttcaacctccctgctcaagcaggatcATCCCAGCACACACATGGCACAGGATGATGTTCAGAgagttcttgaatatctccagtgagggagactccacagcctctctgggcaacctgttccagtgtggtCACTGCCACAGGAAAGACGTTCTTCCCCATACCCAGGTGGCACTTCCTATGcctcagtttctgcccattgcctcttgtaTTGCTGGGGACCACCAAGAAGAGCCTGGACCCATCCTCTCGACACCCACCCTTTAGTTATATACATCTTAAACATCGTCCAGCGTCATTCTCTCTCCCTAGTCTAATCCACATTAACGGCCCTCGTAGCCTTACAGCTTCTCTCCAAGAGAGCCCCACGCACACACGTTCAGCCAGAACTGCTCCCAGACAAGGCCATCGTACTTGGCGTGCGTGCCAGAAGCCGGGGGTGCATCCCAGCACTGCCGCCACCGGATCGGGCCTCAGCGCGGAGCGGGagctgctcccccccccccccccccccccccccccccccccccccccccccccccccccccccccccccccccccccccccccccccccccccccccccccccccccccccccccccccccccccccccccccccccccccccccccccccccccccccccccccccccccccccccccccccccccccccccccccccccccccccccccccccccccccccccccccccccccccccccccccccccccccccccccccccccccccccccccccccccccccccccccccccccccccccccccccccccccccccccccccccccccccccccccccccccccccccccccccccccccccccccccccccccccccccccccccccccccccccccccccccccccccccccccccccccccccccccccccccccccccccccccccccccccccccccccccccccccccccccccccccccccccccccccccccccccccccccccccccccccccccccccccccccccccccccccccccccccccccccccccccccccccccccccccccccccccccccccccccccccccccccccccccccccccccccccccccccccccccccccccccccccccccccccccccccccccccccccccccccccccccccccccccccccccccccccccccccccccccccccccccccccccccccccccccccccccccccccccccccccccccccccccccccccccccccccccccccccccccccccccccccccccccccccccccccccccccccccccccccccccccccccccccccccccccccccccccccccccccccccccccccccccccccccccccccccccccccccccccccccccccccccccccccccccccccccccccccccccccccccccccccccccccccccccccccccccccccccccccccccccccccccccccccccccccccccccccccccccccccccccccccccccccccccccccccccccccccccccccccccccccccccccccccccccccccccccccccccccccccccccccccccccccccccccccccccccccccccccccccccccccccccccccccccccccccccccccccccccccccccccccccccccccccccccccccccccccccccccccccccccccccccccccccccccccccccccccccccccccccccccccccccccccccccccccccccccccccccccccccccccccccccccccccccccccccccccccccccccccccccccccccccccccccccccccccccccccccccccccccccccccccccccccccccccccccccccccccccccccccccccccccccccccccccccccccccccccccccccccccccccccccccccccccccccccccccccccccccccccccccccccccccccccccccccccccccccccccccccccccccccccccccccccccccccccccccccccccccccccccccccccccccccccccccccccccccccccccccccccccccccccccccccccccccccccccccccccccccccctttccgcacctttcctttccgcacctttccgcacctttccttcccttccccccgGGCGCTCCCCCCTGGCGCCCGTGTCTCGGCTCCCGCGCTTTGCCAGCCCCGCTCACGCGGCTCGGGAAAACCTTTCTGATCACGGCTTGGTTCGTCGGCTGAAGGTCAGAGCAGCCGAGAAGGAAGAGGGTGAAGAATGTAACAGGTTCTGTCACGTTTACTGCCTGTCCAGGCCATTTTCAGTAGCAGTGGAAAAGAGAAGCGTGGAGCTGTGCCAGTTCTGTGAGGCGCACGAGGTCTTTACCTTCAGTTCGGTGGTTGAAGGAGCAGGATTGCTGTGGCTCCTCCTGTGTCAGACGCGAGCTCTTCAGTTCGGTGACTGAAGGAGCAGAATTGCCGTGGCTCCTCCTGTGTCAGACTCGAGCTGGGCGGCCCAGGCGGCAGGGCAGCCGCCTCCcgccagcattcccagctgcccGCTGTTGGTTCTCTCCTGGCCCTCAGAAGGGCTCTCTGGCTGCCCTTTGCTCAGCTCACAGGCGCCGGGCCAGCGGCGTCCCGCTCTGTGCAGGACGGGCTGCACAGGAGGTGGGTTCCATCAGTGATGGCCCGAGCAAAATCCATAACCCTAATGCTAACCTTGGTGGTGACTTCACATCCCGTGATAGATACCTGGTCTTCAGGCACCAAAGCACTTGACCTCCGTGGCCATCTATTTCATCTCTACCCCTGTGGCACCAGCGGGGCCAGCATGGCCAGGCAGTGTCAGGAGGCGACGATGTCTAACACTCCTGAAGAcaacagctgctgcacaggccTTTTCGGGAGAGCAGGTCTGGCAAGGACAAGGTGAATGACGCAGTGTTTCACAGGGCAAAAGATGGTGGTTCGTGTGGAAGTATCCCATGAACTGAATGtggtggtggagtccccatctGGATCACACCAACCCACGTTCAAATCGGCACACCAATCTAGATGCAAATTAGCACTCTAAGCTGCAGTTACACCTCTGGTATTAACAGAGACGCTTCTGTGTGGGTGAACATTTCATTTCCCGTGAGGAACCTTTCCTGCAGTTACTGTCAGGTTTTTGTTATACATGAGGCTTGTTATGCCATTAGTGCAGACAGCACATTAAACTGTCTGTGCTGATCTGCAAGCTATCATCTCAGACCCAACTGGGCTAACATTTAAATAGCTTGTGATGCTGCTGCCATCAAATTTTTCCCAAGGCATGCTTGCCCAATCTCCCTGGGATTGCACATAGGCAGGGAGCAAAGCAGCCTTGGGGAcgcaggctgcagccaggcaggactGATGTCATGGGCCCCTTCCCTGTCCTACCAGATGGCACTGGAGCTACAAACCAAAGCTGAAGCTGGGCaggtggctccagcagcagatccagctgcagcaccGTGCAGAACTTGGCAGAGGGGTCAGCACTGACCCTGGGTGTGGCCAGCTCTTTTTCAGACTCCTGTTGCTGAGGAGGGTATTTCCTGCAGGACAATTTGCAAACTCCCACTTGCAAAGTAATTTGAAGGACACAttgaaaaaaagtctttggTGGTGAAAATCAGGGCACTGACTTGATATAGTTGGGAAGTTGGGCCTCTTACAGTGCATCTGGCATGGATGAGACAAAAAATGCTTAGTTAAGTACAAAGAGACAATATCTgtagttttgtttctgtttattaaTATTGCCAATTAAAACCTGTATGTCTGTTCAGTCAGTTTTGGATACAGATTTTAAAGGGAGTCAACAGCTCACAAATTACAATTAGAGCATTAGacttctgattatttttccatttagaaCATACAAACTCTATGTATGCTATATAGATACTATCCATTGATGGTTATTTAACCTGCCCCCACCAACAACTCTGGTCTTCAGGATTCTCAGTTTTATCTGTTTGCTTCTGTCTTTGAGCAATTCAGGTTTATACATCTCAAGGTTTAGACTGCTGTCATAAGGCAACTTCAATGTGAGTAAccttcaacaacaacaaaacagacaTGAGAAGAATCTTGTATgtaaagacaataaaaaattaaaaatttaataattataaTGCAGTTCAGAGTATAATATATTACCAATACTatcataaatacatatattttcattattttaccatcactaataaaatatatttataatctgtcattaaaaatgtaagtaCTCTGctagttgaaaaaaaaataaattgaggtTCCTGAAAGTAAAAGTcaggttttttccctccttctttaATAGCTGGAGTCTTCCTTGAGATGTAGATATTCTACTAAAGTACAGTTCTGGgattttgtaattatttttaatatcaaacAGTATTCATCGGCACAGACTGTATTAGCTTTTGCACAAGGCACAATAAATCCAGGTTAGCATTAACTATTCATAAATACAGTGTTTCTCACTTACAGATACATTGCAAAGCTACAGAACAGAAACAGCAGTTATGATCTTCTTTCAAAATGTTCCTTTCAGTGCTTCTTCTTGAGTTGATTACATAGCCCATATTTCCTTTTCAGATGACCTAATGTTAATAGTGTAAGAAGGAATTATCACATGGAGAAAAGAGGGTAGGAGAGACTTCACTAGTTAGATATTTGAATTATCCTACAGAAAAACCAGAACTGTGAACTTCAGGTTTCTGTACTGGGCTAGCCATGGGGAAATGTAATTCCATGGGTCTCATCACTGCTGTTTATTAGACAGATCTACTTACatcacttctttaaaaaaacaaaacaaaaattaaattttactccatctatattttaaattagcctttctcttaaattttaaattctttgccAGCAGGAGTTTTTGTATCTGGACAACAGCCACTTCTAAAACTGATATCCAGatactgaaaaaatgtttaaatgaatGTCAGTTTCGGCAGTATTTTCCCACAGATGTCTAAAGGGATCTGTGTCTAATTCTGGGCTGTTGGGGACATTTCACCTCTCCTAGGTTTGGGTGTGCGTCCTGCCTGCATCCCAGTTTTACAGCAGTTTGAGGCTCATCTCTGCTCTGGTTTCCATGGAGCAGATTTCCAACAGAATCTTCTTATGTTCAGTTCATTGGTGCCTTACCTTATGCCTTTCTTTTCCAATACTTATTagtcagatttttaatttcaattataGCCACCTAAGTCCAAAGTAGCTCCATTTAATTTCAGTGGAATTATCCTGGATTTACTCTGTGATAGCTTTGATCCAGatataatctctttttttttttttttttcctggacagACCTGGTTATATATTTCACATACAAAATATTGGTCTGTCTCACAGAGAAGGTGTAATTCTTCTTTGGCTCCAAGATTTTAGAGTTTTCATAATGTAAAAGCTGTAAAATGGTATCAGTGTGGAAGATATGTGTTACGGATGAACATTGTTTTCCAAGTAATGAGATCTGAAtaatgttgtttaaaaaaaaatagtaacagAGAAAGGCAACAACTGCCAGCATTTTCCACTCTTCAATCTATTCCATTGTGCTACCACAGAGAAGCTAAATTTCATATTGGTTCTGCTGAAGGGAATGATGCTATCAAAATTTCTGGCACTGTAGCTGACAGTAGTCTGTCAGTCACCTGCTCAAATATTACTGCGCTTTACCAAATTAATTGGTTATCCCTTTCTTCATCTGTTACCTGGGAAATCAGTTCCTTATGGGAATAGTAATCCTTCCCAGTCTGCACCCCAGAAGTGAGAGATTAGGAAAGACAGAGGTAGGAGAAGACCATGTCCCAAATTAACTGATCCATGTTCCTTGGTCTACTTGCAATTTCCCAGCCATAGGAAGTGTACTTGAAAGAGATGGAGGAAGAAAGCTGAATGACTGTGCACATTGCTCAATAGGCTTCAGAAGTTAATATGAGCATAAAAGGAAGATTGAAATGCAAATGTGGAAATTAATCCTACATAACTATTTTTCTTGGAGCAGCTACTTATGTTGTTCTTATTTACACAGAAATAGCTCCCTggaatttatgtttttaaaatggcaaaagtACTTTCTGACTTTTTCTGACTTTCACTTCTAACTTTCATTTTAGCTCTTTACTGTGCCTGTCTTTGACAGGATGACATATCAATGGTTTGTGTCAAATATATATGATTTGACTTTCTCAGAAAGACGTGTTCCAGTATCTTAATTTTCCACTCATCGCTGTTAATGGAAGAAAACCACTGATGGGGGCACCACAActgattttgggggtttgttcTCTTACTTCCTATTTTTATCGTCACATGTTTACTCGTCTGTTACCTAATTTGAGAAACTAAGAGTAACATTTTTGACATCACATTTCTTAGCACATTTTGTCAAAGATTTATTACACCATGGAGTAATCAAAATGGTAGCcataaaaacaaatcacaacTCAATTTCACAGAACATACCTTACAGACTATTTTCAAGTAATCACTGCTGATAAtaaattgattaaaaatatagaaTACCAGCTAGCATGTCTTTTGACAAAACTCTTCAGGAGGCGCTTTTCAGGGATGTCATTATGAATGATCAATCAGGGAACTAATAGTCAGCATAACCTATTTGCTGGAATTTGACAAAATGgctgttttaaaagcaaacaatttaGGGGAAATTAGAGAACCTGCCAGAGGGATGATTAGTAATCAGTCAGTGCTCATTCCCATAGGTCTGGCTATGCAGTGAAGGAAGCCTTGAAGTCCTTTGTTCATTTACAAAATTACTGCAGCAAGTGTATCATGGCATGATAGTGCCCCAAATCCAGGCAACTGCATTTGGGCATGCCTATTCAGATATTAACATATTTAGAACCTGAACTAAACTTCTCCAACTTGGGTTCTTCCTGCAGTCATagtaatattaaattaattggTTATAATACTCTTAGTTTAATCTGTGAAGAAAGAAGGGGGCACGCTACAGTGAACAAGGACAATGGAGTTTAATCTGTGAAGAAAGAAGGGGGCACGCTACAGTGAACAAGGACAATGGAGGGAGCACCAACCCTTCCATTTCCATTGCTTGGTTGAACAAATGCTCTTGACTACAAACTGGTAAGAAATGACAGCTCGAGTCTCCTTGGCTATGTGCATCCTGGAAACAGGCAAGATGAAACTACAGTGCAGAGAAGGAATGACTATGGTTACAACTCAACTTGCTGGCAAGGATTTTGCTACTGCAGCTGGGCTATATAACAACAGGTTTtgtacttttttccttcatagtTTGACTTTCCCACCTGCACCTAAAATAAAACTCGGCAACACAGAGAAAGCCAGTTAATTACCTCATCTCCACTTATACTTCACTGCTGTTACTGCTGGTGGTGGTTTTGCCCCCATGTTTTCAGAAGATCAGTTGCCAGCTGTGAGATGTGCTGCCAGGCAAACTTGATGTGGGTGGATTCCACTGTGCGGGAACAAATAGCAAAACGTAGCACAAACTTCTCTCGCAGGTGGCATGGGACCAGATGGATCTTCTTGGCATCATTTATGCTTTTAAGAAGTGCCTCGTTTAGTTCATTTGAGCCCTGAAATCATTGTAATTCAATGGATATGGCAATGAATTTCAGAAACAGGTCTGGAAAATGTAAATCCCACCAAGCAGCCAAGCCCAAGTAGCACCAGTAACAAGCAGCCACTTTCTCATTTCTCAGTGCTTTGCCATCAAAGGATCACAAGAAGATGATGATGTAAGAGAAGTTTTGAGCTACAAAGAGATTTAGGGATTACCTTCAGTTTAGAAGCAGTGTTCACACTGGGGCATTTGTGATAGCTGACTGCCTTTTTGTGACCTAAAGTAGTGAGCTGTGTTAAAAGCATTCATTCTAGTATCTGTGTTATTACACTCTTCTTGGATCCAATCAAACAACCACAGGAGGAGGTTTTGCAGTGAACTACTCTAACTTTCCTCACTTAAGCATGGCTGCTGTGAGAGATTCTTTTCAATATAAAATCTTACCCTTAATTAAACATCTTTTAAGGTAATATATCCCTGGCATAATAACGTTTCATATTATCTgtggaaatacttttttaaagtatttgctTCAAGTTCTATATGAGTTATCCACCACAGAATTCATCAGAGGATCTCAGGTATTGTGCAACCTTTACTCTACTACAGTGGTGGTAGCACACAATTGCAAGAGATTCTGGGaacatctgtatttttactGCAGTGTCCCCTTACTGAGCACTGACTGTGGAAAAAGAGTTGCAAGTGgacaaattccttttttcagcagcagttgtgTTACTATGGCAGCATTGGTCTTGAAAACATCCTGACCAGAAAACACCTTCTCTCAAATCTGGGCAATTATCTTTCCTGCTTAGTCTTTTCCATATAAAACCAAAGCATAAGGCAGACATTTTCCCATTGGCAGCAAGAATAAATGTATCATCCTCACATTTTAGATCATATCAGGAGTTGAACCCAAATCAAAATCTTGTTATGTCTTAGCACAAGTTGCTACAAATTTGGTGTGACGTCCTAAAACTCATGGCTTAGCCTTACTCTTCTAAGAGATATTTATGTGACCAAAATGCTCTCAACTAAGAAAATGGACCAACTTTGGTGTTTTGTAAGTCCCCACCTATTACAGGTCAGTCACTGGTGACAATGATGTCCTGCTTTCTTATCAAAGATAATGCATTATTTACATGACAATCCTCGTATTTAATATCAAATGCACAGCACTGACTTTCAGGCAATACAAGCAGTTATGTGATGTTAAGTTGGCAGGggtgaggggaagaaggagaaagattCATTTATCTTTATTCTGTTCTACTCACAGCTCCACCTTAGGGCTGCTGTGACACAAGGGTGTCATGTCAAATTGAAGCTGGTAGTGACTAATCCTCTCCCAGAGCTTTAAGAAGGCAGCTTTGATTGAGTCTGTGAGCTTCAATAAGACAGCATTCTCACCCCCTTGGAGAAATTACTAGCTTGACTTGTATTCATCTGCAGTCATGACAAGGCGGCCTAAAACTAACCCTTTGGCATGACATACTTGATGAAATAATTATAATATGAAAGTCATA
It includes:
- the FIGNL1 gene encoding fidgetin-like protein 1; the encoded protein is MEAPTPSALHLSDWQESYFAVTSGTCTPGQKADGYRAKILRIQYAWANSEISQVCAANLFKKYAEKYSAIIDSGNAETGLNNYAENILTLAKCQQSDSDKWQSALTTENVFELKCVQEKMQAGKIFQSSQMAPTDARVRADKGVSASAAPALPKLDVFSSTRETELSAGSAKCASQGPDLPGHPSSSMSLQGSVPPVTRTSDTLPAASLSLSKQVHPCFQGTPLFGSKEATNSSSLKMSGNCCDGQNLSLFNQSPVPAWSANSGKRKAFYGVADEGSTAVPSLAPCQASISTETNGFSGQRNRSEESSAPGFKTAKEQLWMDQQKKSQNQRAPVSSYGGVKKSLGAGRSRGPFSKFVPPVPRQDGGENGGAQTKPHVGESTDPLLPVDERLKNIEPKMVELIMHEIMDHGPPVSWDDIAGVEFAKATIKEIVVWPMLRPDIFTGLRGPPKGILLFGPPGTGKTLIGKCIACQSGATFFSISASSLTSKWVGEGEKMVRALFAVARCQQPAVIFIDEIDSLLSQRGEGEHESSRRIKTEFLVQLDGATTSSEDRILVVGATNRPQEIDEAARRRLVKRLYIPLPEASARKQIVTRLMAKEHCSLSEEEIKLIVQQSDGFSGADMTQLCREASLGPIRSLQSVDIATITPEQVRPISFPDFESALRTVRPSVSPKDLELYETWNQTFGCGR